The Heterodontus francisci isolate sHetFra1 chromosome 23, sHetFra1.hap1, whole genome shotgun sequence nucleotide sequence ttatttccggtccatctttgtccttttccataactctgttaaatcttacacagttatgatcactatccccgaaatgatcccccactgacacttctaccacttgtcccgcttcattccctaggattaggtccagtaccgccccttgtcttgtaggactttctatgtgctggctcaaaaagctctcctgcatgcaccttaagaattccgccccctttaagccttttgcactaagactatcccagttgatattggggaaatcccctattattaccctattatttttacacctctctgagatttgcttacatatctgctcctctatctctccctgactgtttggaggcctgtagtacactcccagcccagtgattgccccttttttgttttaacgttctacccatatggcctcatttgaggaaccttctaaccttccctccttactgcagtaattgactccttgatagacagtgcaatgccacctcctctttaacaccctcccctgtcacgcctgaagattctataccctggaatattgagctgccagtcctgcccttccctcaactatgtctctgtgatagcaataatatcatattcccatgtgttaatcaatgtcctcaattcatctgccttactagtaagacttcttgcattataatagatgcaatccagccttgcattatttgcttgtgccttaacaggtctatatttgctctgccttccagactgacttagtttctcttctatatttgactgtgcatcaccccctactgtacctccactttgtatcccatccccctaccaaatgagtttaaaccacccccaacaacagcactagcaaaccccccagcaaggatgttggtccctttccagttcaggtgcaacctgtccaacttgtacaggtcccaccttcgccagaaacaagacccagtgatccaggaaactaaagcccttcctcctgcaccatctcgtcagccacgcattcatctgctctatccttctattcctatactcactagcacatggcaccaggagtaatccagagattacaacctttgaggtcctgctttttaatctgctacctagctccctatatttttgttgcaggaccttatccctctttctacctatgtcgttagtaccaatgtgaaccacaacctctgactgttcaccctcccccttcagaatgtcctgcagccgctccgtgacatccttgacccgagcaccagggaggcaacataccatcctggagtcacgtttggggcaacagaaacacctatctgtaccccttacgatagaatcccttatcactatagctctcccacttttttttcctcccctcctatgcagctgagccacctgtggtgccacaaacttggctcttgctgcattcccctaagaagctatcttccccaacagtatccaaagcagaaaatctgttagatatggagatggacccaggggactcctgcactacctgcctagttcttctactctgcctggcggtcacccattccctttctgcctgagcagtctttacttgcggtgtggccacctccctgtacttgctattcaccatgatctcagcctcgcggatgctccacagtgtccccagccgccgctccagatctgaaacaTGGATTTTgattagctgcagctggagacacttcctgcacacgtgttcgccctggacactggaagtgtccctgacttcccacattgcacaggaggagcactccacactgccgagctgccctgccatgactttcccttaaattacccaaaaattagattatttacactaaggACCTAGATtctctaaaaaaaaatacacaaccaactatattttttaaaaaactggagacctttctctttactttggttacttacccagctatttagagttatccctaacagctgttactcaccaaccaatcaccatgcagctttcctgtaatgtcactggtgactttttttttcaaaactctggcgcgcctggactgctctccactcctgaaggtaaatGAAGGCCTCAAGCCTCgtgctgaatttatccgctcccggttccagGCGTTCCCACACAGGTCCAACTATTCTCCGCTCCTGATGATCCTTTTCCTCAACTCCTTCCAGggaaggacaaagaaaatgcttcaaagacactttgaggctctctttgaagcacagcagcattgacattggtagcaagctcccagtcatcaatcgttcaaaatggcgacaacttctccatcaagctgcatcatgctttgagtccaaacaccttaatgatgaggcagagcaacggcagagatggaaagaaaaggaagcaaatcctgcagtcCGGATCCCATTAcctcgtgggacgtcctgccccatgtgcccaaagacctgcgggtcgagaatcggcctgttcgaTCACCTGAAGACCAACggcagaaactagtgaccttgagcaaacgtcatcctcgaatcaaggAACAGCCGACGCCAACGGTTTTCAGTCTTGGTAGACACAGATGTGGATTTGAGTGCACGAGAttctgagggtcatgtgtcttgtcctccattttgttgacagcacatgtaccagTCTCTAAAATTGTCCcctttttttataactcttcagttcggTTCTGTATTTGCATTGCTGCACTTCTCATGAGGGTCACAATATAAAAAAGGGAAATCTGAATTTACATTCTCAGTAACTAACTTGGGTTAAGTGAATCTTGAACCAACGTAAAATATCTTCGAAAACACTAACATAAATGACTGCGTGTAAGCCATGTACATTTAAAATTGTCCAATCTTTTGTGCTGCTTTGGCTGATCTGCACAGATTGCGCCGATATAACTAGTGGAAACTCAACCCCAAaaagtttaataaaagcaaaatactgcggatgctggaaatctgaaataaaaacagaaagtgctgaaaatactcatcaggtctggcagcatctgtgtagagagaagcagagttaacatttcagtgacctttcatcagaactggcaaaggttagaaatgcaataggttttaagcaaataaagcggggatgggggaaaagagaacaaaaggaaggtgTATGATAGGAGAGAGGGTCGGAgaaattaactgacaaggaggtcatggggcaaaggcaaagagagtgtgctaaagacaaagcattagtacagagggactgttaatggcagaataacgagCAGccatagccaaaagcacaaacgtgaaaaaatCAGTAGGCTGGCACATGGTAGAAAACAAAAAGggaacaaaataaaattaaaataaagagccagtcatactctgaaattattgaactcaatgttcaatcaataggctgtagagtgcctaataggaaaacgaggtgctgttcctcgagcttgcgttgatgttcactggaacgctgcagcaggccctggacagagatgtgggcacgacagcaagggggtgtgttgaaatggcaaacgaccggaagctcggggtcatgtcagGCAGAAGTCAGAAGTCCGAaaatatgaccccgagcttcccgtcgtttgccatttcaacaaccacccccccccctgcTCTTGCCTGTCTAagggcgaagaccaaagtatggaaagtcctcatcagggaacttctctttgctgacgatgctgcattaacatctcacactgaagagtgtctgcagaatctcaacgacaggtttgcggctgcctgcaacgaatttggcctaaccaacagcttcaagaaaatgaacatcatgggacaggacctcagaaatgctccatccatcaatatcggcgaccacgctctggaagtggttcaagagttcacctacctaggctcaactatcaccagtaacctgtctttcaatgcagaaatcaacaagagcatgggaaaggtttccactgctatatccagactggccaagagagtgtgggaaaatggtgcactgacacagaatacaaaagtccgcgtgtatcaagcctgtgtcctcagtaccttgctccatggcagcgaggcctggacaacgtatgtcagccaagagcgacgtctcaattcattccatcttcgctgcctccggagaatccttggcatcaggtggcaggaccgtatctctaacacagaagtcctcgaggcggccaacatccgcagcatatacaccctactgagtcagcggcgcttgagatggcttggccatgtgagccgcatggaagatggcaggatccccaaggacacattgtacagcgagctcgtcactggtatcagacccaccggccgtccatgtctccgctttaagacgtctgcaaacgcgacatgaagtcctgtgacattgaccacaagtcgtgggagtcagttgccagcgattgccagagctggcgggcagacataaaggcggggctaaagagtggcgagtcgaagagacttagcagttggcaggaaaaaagacagaagcgcaaggagagagccaactgcgaaacagccctgacaaccaattttatctgcagcacctgtggaagagtctgtcactcttggcctttatagccactccaggcgctgctccacacaccactgaccacctgcaggcgcttacccattgtctctcgagacaaggaggccaaagaaaaaaaatgaCTGAACAATCTTGCTTTCCGGGCCGGTCTGTCAGGGCTAAGTGGCCACAGGTTAAACATCCCTACTGTAAAGTCTTTATTACTCTCAGCCACTCACCTGCAGAGAAGAACCTGCCACCAGAACTGCATCCGACTCCGCCACACGCTCATAGACAAAATTCACTTTCTCCTTGTTCACCGTGTCTCCAAAAAAGGTGACATCAGGTTTCAGGATACCGCCACAACTCTCACATGAGGGAACGTTAAAATGTTTAACTTGTTCATCGGTCAGGAAAACGTCTCCATCTGGAGCTATTCCGTGCGCTTCTTCAGTCCAGCCAGGATTCAGAGCTGTCAGTTTTTCTTGAAGATGACTCCTCAGCATTACATCTCCGCAGCCAAGACACATCACCCTGTGAGAACAGCCATGAAGCTCCGTCAGGCGCTGGCTTCCCGCTTTTGTGTGCAAAGCATCCACATTCTGAGTCACCAGCCAGTGCAGTTTCCCCAGGTTCTCCCATTTACACAAAACATTGTGCGCCGCATTTGGCCGGTGAGAACAAAACTGTGGCCAGCCGACATAATTCCGTGCCCAGTATCTCTGCCTGCCATTGGCACTGCGGACAAACTCACAGTGCTGAATGGGGCGCCTTTCCGTCCGAGCGTAGAGCCCCACACCCTCAGATCGATAATCCGGAATACCAGACTCTGTGGAAACCCCTGCTCCGGTCAGCACAAGCAGCTTCTTGGACCGAAGCACAAACTCCTGAAGTTCCTCTAATTCGATGGAGTCCAAAGGAGGGCTAGAAGGAACAAACGCCAAATTGGAAGCAGTGACTGAACTGTAGTTCTTGCAGGTTAGCTTCAGAAATAGGCATTTCTCAGCCACTGCAAATGCAGACAGCAACCGCATCTAGGAATAAACATAATCAAGTGATAGTGCCTTGAGCAGAAATCATATTTCAGGATAATGCACATGGTGCTTAGAAACAGCTCCTACAAAAATAGACACAGTAAAGAATGCCTGAATAATTTTTTGGTGGTAGGCTGTTCTCTAGAGGGATTGAGCCGCACAACTACAGGTGTGAGATCACCTTGTACTGTCTTGGCTACTTAACAGTAACATTCAGAAATCCCAATCCTTTAACCTGGAAGGATGAAGATTAGTTTATACAACATTATGAAAACCTATTTTTAGTAAATATAACAGCAGTGTGATCATAGAGTTATACATGCCAGCAAAGTACCAGGTTTGATCCTCTGATTTAGCCTGATTTTACTTCCAAAATCTCTTTGTTTGGTGCAGTGACAAGTTCAGGGTCAGATTAGCTGATCGTTACACTCCAGGCTGCCCAAGCGAAATACCGGACGGTCTCCGCAACAATTCCCATTGACAAAGACCCTACCCTTGCCTGCAATTTACCTTATCAAGCCGCGTTGCACAGCTGACAGCAGGCTGCAGCTACCATGAAAACACTGCAAGTGTTATAAAAGCAATGCTAACGACCGGATATAGAGAGCTGCCATTGGTCAAAGTGTTATGATGACGTAACCGGATAATATGCACGTGTCATCATACCAGCCAATAGAAGGCAACAACGGCCCTCGACGGAGCCTTACTCCTGGGTCTGACGATTGAGGAGTGGAAACTTAGAGCGCAGAAGGAGGCAATCGGACCTGTCTTGTCTGTGTTGGTCCTTTAAAAGAGTAGTTGTACTTAGTCCAAAGTCCATGTtctttctccataaccctgagaGTGCctgatcctcaagtacctgtcaacTCCCCTTTTAGATTATTTATGGAATTAGCTTCCACCGCACTTTCAAGTTGCAttttgagagagagaaaaacacagttaaTGTATCAGgtcacagagtcattacagcacagtcaATGAGGTAGGGTCAGAAATGGAAAATGTTAGAATTGTAGCAGGTGTTAAGTGACTACCGAGGCGAGGCGAGGCGAGGGGGGGTggaaataacaacaacttatatttatatagcgcgtttaacgtaataaaatatcccaaggcacttcacaggtgcattataaaacaaactatgacactgagccacataaggagttatcaggtcggatgaccaaaaacttggtcaaaggggtaggttttaagaagtgtcttaaaggaggaaagcgagatagagAGTTGGAGACGTGTGGGGAGGGTATTTCCAGAGCTGAGTGCTTAGGCAGTTGAAAGCTTGACCACCAACAGTAGAGCGATTAATATCGGGGATGCTCAAGCGGCCAGAATtaagaggagcgcagatattttggaggattgtggggctggatgagattacagagctagggaggggcaaggccatggaaggagttAAAAACAacaatgataattttaaaatcaagatgttgcttgaccaggtgccaatgtaggtcaacaagcacaggtgtgataggtagacaggacttggtgcgagttaagacatgggcagcagagttttggatgacttcaagtttacagagggtagaatgtgggagaccagccaggagtgcattggaatagtcaggtccagaggtaacgaaggcatgaatgagggtttcagcaacaggtgagctgagacaggggcgaagttgggcaatgttacggaggtggaaatgggtggtcttagtggtggcacaaatatgaggtcggacgctcatctctgggtcaaatgtgacacgaagagagcaaacagactggcttagtctcagactgttgccaggttgagggatggagtcagtagctagggaatgaagtttggagtggggactgaaaatgatggcttcagtcttccttatatttaattggaggaaatttctgctcatccagtacaaaaGATAACAAAAAGGGAggactgtgatggggtggaaggcaggagagattaaacaacaaaagGGTTGATGGTACAAATCAAATAGAGATGGTAATAGGACAAGAAACAAAAGATAAGTTCTAGAGGAGGTTTAAGTGGCAATAGCAGAATCAACAGTTACCATCTAAAAatcgtgtcagctgtggctcagttggtaccactcTTGTCACTTGAGTCACAAgactatgggttcaagtcccactccagggcttgaacacaaaaataaatgctgacattccagtgcagcactgagagggcgctacattgttggaggtgctgtcttttggatgagacattaaactgagaccatcTGTTTGTTGGGGTGGATGTAAGATCCCActttgaagagtaggggagttattgctggtgtcctggtcaatatttatccctcaatcaacatcacaaaaacattgaataaaagcaaaatattgcagatgctggaaatctgaaataaaaccagaaagtgctggaaatactcagcagctcaagcagcatctgtggagagagcagcagagttaacgtttcaggtctgtgacctttcatcagaactggcaacggttagaaaagaattaggttttaagcaagtgaagagggggggaggtggtttggtagggaagagaacaaaaggaaaggtgagtgatagggaagagggc carries:
- the sirt4 gene encoding NAD-dependent protein lipoamidase sirtuin-4, mitochondrial, which produces MRLLSAFAVAEKCLFLKLTCKNYSSVTASNLAFVPSSPPLDSIELEELQEFVLRSKKLLVLTGAGVSTESGIPDYRSEGVGLYARTERRPIQHCEFVRSANGRQRYWARNYVGWPQFCSHRPNAAHNVLCKWENLGKLHWLVTQNVDALHTKAGSQRLTELHGCSHRVMCLGCGDVMLRSHLQEKLTALNPGWTEEAHGIAPDGDVFLTDEQVKHFNVPSCESCGGILKPDVTFFGDTVNKEKVNFVYERVAESDAVLVAGSSLQVYSGYRFIIAAYEKKIPIALLNIGVTRADILATLKISARCGEALSCILHL